The proteins below are encoded in one region of Paeniglutamicibacter cryotolerans:
- the pheS gene encoding phenylalanine--tRNA ligase subunit alpha encodes MSESTSPEAGVHDAQAPAVPHPTDENAIGRAVEAALAAFEAASNLDELKAARLAHTGEKSPLSLANREIGRLDKAEKAVAGKLMGASRGRVNKALAARTSVLEEADAARILLEETVDVTAAPRRRRAGARHPLSMLQERVSDIFVGMGWEIAEGPELESEWFNFDALNFPPDHPAREMQDTFFVDPPESHLLLRTQTSPVQVRSMLERDVPLYVLCPGKTFRTDELDATHTPVFHQFEGLAIDKGLTMADLRGTLEYFARQMFGAEAEVRLRPNFFPFTEPSAELDIWHAGAKGGPRWIEWGGCGMVHPNVLRVAGIDPGQYSGFAFGMGIERTLMFRNDVPDMHDMIEGDVRFSEHFGMEI; translated from the coding sequence ATGTCTGAATCCACGTCACCGGAGGCCGGCGTCCATGACGCTCAAGCCCCGGCCGTACCGCATCCCACGGATGAGAACGCCATCGGCCGCGCCGTTGAGGCGGCCCTGGCCGCGTTCGAAGCCGCATCCAACCTCGACGAGCTGAAGGCCGCCCGCCTGGCACACACCGGGGAGAAATCCCCGCTGTCGCTGGCAAACCGCGAAATCGGCCGCCTGGACAAGGCCGAGAAGGCAGTGGCAGGCAAGCTCATGGGCGCCTCGCGCGGCCGCGTGAACAAGGCCCTGGCCGCCCGCACCAGCGTGCTCGAGGAAGCGGACGCGGCACGCATCCTGCTCGAGGAGACGGTCGATGTCACTGCCGCACCGCGCCGCCGCCGCGCCGGTGCCCGGCACCCGCTCTCGATGCTGCAGGAACGCGTATCGGACATCTTCGTGGGCATGGGCTGGGAAATCGCCGAGGGCCCCGAGCTCGAATCCGAGTGGTTCAACTTCGATGCGCTGAATTTCCCGCCGGACCACCCGGCGCGTGAAATGCAGGACACCTTCTTCGTCGACCCGCCCGAATCGCACCTGCTGCTGCGGACCCAGACCTCCCCGGTCCAGGTCCGCTCGATGCTCGAACGCGACGTGCCGCTGTATGTGCTGTGCCCGGGCAAGACCTTCCGCACCGACGAACTCGATGCGACCCACACCCCGGTCTTCCACCAGTTCGAGGGCCTGGCCATCGACAAGGGCCTGACCATGGCCGATTTGCGCGGCACGCTGGAGTACTTCGCCCGGCAGATGTTCGGCGCCGAGGCCGAGGTGCGCCTGCGCCCGAACTTCTTCCCGTTCACCGAACCGAGCGCCGAGCTGGATATCTGGCACGCCGGCGCCAAGGGCGGACCGCGCTGGATCGAGTGGGGCGGCTGCGGCATGGTGCACCCCAATGTGTTGCGCGTCGCCGGCATCGACCCCGGGCAATACTCGGGCTTTGCCTTCGGCATGGGCATCGAGCGCACGCTCATGTTCCGCAACGACGTCCCCGACATGCACGACATGATCGAAGGCGACGTCCGTTTCAGCGAGCACTTCGGGATGGAGATCTAG
- the pheT gene encoding phenylalanine--tRNA ligase subunit beta, with product MRIPLSWLREFAQVPADATAEDVMADLVKVGLEEEDVHRPTESITGPIVIGQVLSIEKEAQTNGKTINWCQVRVVPEGAIQTLSHEGIDPSGVQGIICGAHNFVVGDKVVVTLPGAVLPGDFRISARKTYGHLSAGMIASVRELGIGDDHDGILVLSTLGLDPELGTDAMDLLGLYDQAAEINVTPDRSYAFSIRGVAREYAHATETPFIDPAAGITVDASTGAGYPVVLADGAGIYGKDGCDRFVARTVTGIDAAAPTPPWMSSRLRLAGMRSISLPVDISNYVMLELGQPLHFYDADKLTGTITVRRANAGEKLATLDAKERALDTEDLLITDGSGPIGIAGVMGGASTEVSGTTSTVLIEAAHFEPVSIARSRRRHKLPSEASKRFERGVDWEVADKAAQRAVNLLVELAGGTPVTLMTDIGTRPAPVLIELPRDFASKLIGIDYTAEQVTTALEDIGADVVASATGYTVTVPSWRPDLSIPEDLTEEIARLVGYDLIPSTLPVAPAGRGLTRVQGQRRRAVQALADAGLTEVLSYPFVTAVQNNTFGAAEAGEVAAVKLQNPLSSEYGFLRTSVLPGLLGIARRNHGRGFRDLALYEAGLVFLPGDTLGTAVLPAVATRPAEAELDALDEGMPEQPQHIAAVLTGHDSPVGAGHTPRQYDWADALDVAKLVADVLGVELVIGQGAHQAFHPGRTAALSLRDGTVVGYAGELHPKLLAELDLPERTVAMEIDADMLFAAAADVIVAKSISTFPISTQDVALVVDSAVVAGEVLETLREGAGELLEDIALFDVYTGKGIEEGKKSLAFGLRFRAVDRTLTADEVSAARAAAVELAATRHGAVQR from the coding sequence ATGCGTATTCCCCTTTCATGGCTGCGTGAATTCGCGCAGGTACCGGCCGATGCAACGGCTGAAGACGTCATGGCCGACCTGGTCAAGGTCGGCCTCGAGGAAGAGGACGTGCACCGTCCCACCGAATCGATCACCGGGCCGATAGTTATCGGCCAGGTGCTCTCGATCGAGAAGGAAGCCCAGACCAACGGCAAGACCATCAACTGGTGCCAGGTCCGCGTCGTTCCCGAGGGTGCCATCCAGACCCTGAGCCACGAGGGCATCGACCCCTCGGGCGTACAGGGCATCATCTGCGGTGCGCACAACTTCGTGGTCGGTGACAAGGTGGTGGTGACGCTTCCGGGCGCCGTCCTGCCCGGCGACTTCCGGATCAGCGCCCGCAAGACCTATGGCCACCTCTCGGCCGGCATGATCGCCTCGGTGCGCGAACTAGGCATCGGCGATGACCACGACGGCATCCTGGTGCTCTCCACCCTCGGGCTGGACCCGGAGCTGGGCACCGATGCGATGGACCTGCTGGGCCTCTATGACCAGGCAGCTGAAATCAACGTCACCCCGGACCGCTCCTACGCGTTCTCGATCCGCGGCGTTGCCCGCGAATACGCCCACGCCACGGAAACGCCCTTCATCGACCCCGCCGCGGGGATCACTGTGGACGCCTCCACCGGTGCCGGCTACCCGGTGGTGCTGGCCGATGGCGCCGGGATCTACGGCAAGGACGGCTGTGACCGCTTCGTGGCCCGCACCGTCACCGGGATCGACGCCGCGGCGCCGACCCCGCCGTGGATGTCCTCGCGCCTGCGCCTGGCCGGGATGCGTTCGATCTCGCTGCCCGTGGACATCTCCAACTACGTGATGCTCGAACTCGGCCAGCCGCTGCACTTCTACGACGCCGACAAGCTCACTGGGACGATCACCGTCCGCCGTGCCAACGCCGGCGAGAAGCTGGCCACGCTCGATGCCAAGGAACGTGCGCTGGACACTGAGGATCTGCTGATCACCGACGGGTCCGGTCCCATCGGCATCGCCGGCGTCATGGGTGGGGCCTCCACCGAGGTCTCCGGCACCACGTCCACCGTGCTGATCGAGGCCGCGCACTTCGAGCCAGTCTCCATTGCCCGCTCGCGTCGTCGGCACAAGCTGCCCTCCGAGGCCTCGAAGCGCTTCGAGCGCGGCGTGGACTGGGAGGTCGCCGACAAGGCCGCCCAGCGCGCCGTGAACCTGCTGGTCGAGTTGGCTGGCGGCACGCCCGTCACGCTGATGACCGACATCGGTACCCGTCCGGCACCGGTGCTCATCGAGCTGCCGCGGGACTTCGCCTCGAAGCTGATCGGCATCGACTACACGGCCGAACAAGTCACCACGGCGCTGGAAGACATCGGAGCCGATGTCGTTGCCTCGGCCACCGGCTACACCGTCACCGTGCCGAGCTGGCGCCCGGACTTGAGCATCCCCGAGGACCTCACGGAGGAAATCGCGCGCCTGGTCGGTTACGACTTGATCCCCTCCACCCTCCCGGTGGCACCGGCTGGCCGTGGGCTGACCCGCGTGCAGGGCCAGCGCCGCCGAGCCGTCCAGGCGCTGGCAGATGCCGGCCTGACCGAGGTGCTGTCCTACCCGTTCGTCACCGCCGTGCAGAACAACACCTTCGGCGCTGCCGAGGCCGGTGAGGTCGCAGCGGTCAAGCTGCAGAACCCGCTCTCCTCCGAGTATGGCTTCCTGCGCACCTCGGTGCTGCCGGGCCTGCTGGGCATCGCCCGCCGCAACCACGGCCGGGGCTTCCGCGACCTGGCCCTGTACGAGGCCGGACTGGTCTTCCTGCCCGGCGACACGCTGGGCACGGCGGTGCTTCCGGCCGTTGCCACCCGCCCGGCGGAGGCCGAGCTGGATGCGCTGGATGAGGGCATGCCGGAGCAGCCGCAGCACATCGCCGCTGTGCTCACCGGCCATGATTCGCCGGTCGGCGCCGGGCACACCCCGCGCCAGTACGACTGGGCCGACGCGCTGGACGTGGCAAAGCTGGTTGCCGATGTGCTCGGCGTCGAACTGGTCATCGGGCAGGGCGCTCACCAGGCGTTCCACCCCGGACGCACGGCGGCGCTGAGCCTGCGTGATGGAACGGTAGTCGGTTACGCCGGCGAGCTGCACCCGAAGCTGCTGGCCGAGCTGGACTTGCCAGAGCGCACCGTCGCCATGGAAATCGACGCCGACATGCTCTTCGCCGCCGCCGCCGATGTCATCGTGGCCAAGTCGATCTCGACCTTCCCGATCTCCACCCAGGACGTCGCCCTCGTGGTCGACTCCGCCGTGGTGGCTGGTGAGGTGCTCGAGACGCTGCGCGAGGGAGCCGGTGAACTGCTCGAGGACATCGCGCTGTTCGACGTGTACACGGGCAAGGGCATCGAAGAGGGCAAGAAGTCGCTCGCCTTCGGGCTGCGCTTCCGCGCCGTCGACCGTACGCTGACTGCCGATGAGGTATCGGCCGCCCGCGCCGCTGCAGTGGAGCTGGCTGCAACCCGCCACGGTGCTGTGCAGCGCTAA
- a CDS encoding AraC family transcriptional regulator has translation MLTLQPAVPQAHQVLDGLPTLRTPDPLEAQERISRLFCEHTLRPLSMRGTVKLNLRSSGGGFGVHLLDYGTTVRIDPGPLGSFYMVQLPLSGRAQLRCSAATIESTPTVASIPPIDQDFSMTWQQGTPQLIVTAPREMLATAAKSLYGARLDGPLRMAHSMNVDTPQGRSFVRAVFEYHDLINDPLSAPAPYTRHLQEETVLARWLLAAKTNADSGPADRDLPAGEARGSSLTAAFTRLLQMHSGEDLGVRDLAEALGVSIRTLQAALAADLGSTPSQLLREERLRRAHALLLAADVRTDSVAAIAQVCGFGHLGRFSQSYRQHFGFPPSQTLRGPKPA, from the coding sequence ATGTTGACCCTGCAGCCCGCCGTGCCACAGGCGCATCAGGTACTCGACGGACTGCCGACACTGCGGACCCCTGACCCGCTCGAGGCCCAGGAACGGATCAGCCGGCTTTTTTGCGAGCACACGCTGCGCCCGCTCTCCATGCGCGGCACGGTGAAGCTGAACCTGCGTTCCAGCGGTGGCGGCTTCGGTGTCCACCTGCTGGATTACGGGACAACGGTGCGGATCGACCCGGGTCCGCTGGGCTCGTTCTACATGGTGCAGCTGCCGCTGAGCGGGCGGGCCCAATTACGGTGTTCGGCTGCCACCATCGAATCGACGCCCACCGTGGCCTCGATTCCCCCGATCGACCAGGACTTCTCCATGACCTGGCAACAGGGAACGCCCCAGCTGATAGTGACGGCACCACGCGAGATGTTGGCCACGGCGGCCAAGTCGCTCTATGGTGCCCGGCTCGACGGGCCGCTGAGGATGGCGCACTCCATGAACGTGGACACCCCGCAGGGCCGGTCGTTTGTCCGGGCCGTCTTCGAATACCACGACCTGATCAACGACCCGCTGAGCGCACCGGCTCCCTACACCCGGCATCTGCAGGAGGAAACCGTCCTGGCCCGCTGGCTCCTGGCGGCGAAGACCAATGCGGACTCGGGGCCAGCTGACCGGGACTTGCCCGCCGGTGAAGCCCGCGGTTCGTCATTGACTGCCGCCTTCACCCGCCTGCTCCAGATGCACAGCGGGGAGGACCTCGGGGTCAGGGATCTGGCCGAGGCGCTGGGCGTCTCCATCCGCACGCTACAGGCGGCACTGGCTGCCGATCTGGGCTCGACCCCGTCGCAGCTGCTGCGTGAGGAACGCCTGCGCCGCGCGCATGCACTGCTGCTGGCTGCCGATGTGCGCACCGACAGCGTCGCCGCCATCGCCCAGGTGTGCGGGTTCGGGCACCTGGGCCGTTTTTCCCAGTCCTACCGACAGCACTTCGGATTTCCGCCTTCGCAGACCCTGCGCGGGCCGAAACCGGCCTAG
- a CDS encoding SDR family oxidoreductase, with amino-acid sequence MKILEDRVVLLTGGATLVGAGVAASLLESGARVVVADIDESGGRELVQRHPDVDFHAVDVTDDAAVETLINHISSIHGRLDGLVNLACSYLDDGIASPRADWLTALDINVVSAVMLARAARGLLAESGHGAIVNFTSISAGISQTGRWLYPASKAALVQVTRSMAADLAAEGIRVNSVSPGWTWSKIMDNLSGGDLAKTDSVAAPFHLLGRVGRPAEVGNVVSFLLSEQASFVTGADWAVDGGYSTLGPERNEPAITLLAEN; translated from the coding sequence ATGAAAATTCTTGAAGACCGCGTCGTGCTGTTGACCGGAGGCGCAACACTCGTGGGCGCCGGGGTCGCCGCCTCCCTGCTGGAGTCCGGTGCCCGGGTCGTGGTGGCCGACATCGACGAGTCCGGCGGCCGGGAACTGGTTCAACGCCACCCGGACGTGGACTTCCACGCTGTGGACGTCACCGACGACGCGGCGGTGGAAACACTGATCAACCACATCTCGAGCATCCACGGCCGGCTCGATGGCCTGGTGAACCTGGCCTGCAGCTACCTCGACGACGGCATCGCCTCACCCCGCGCCGACTGGCTGACCGCCCTGGACATCAACGTCGTGTCGGCAGTGATGCTTGCCCGTGCAGCACGCGGCCTGCTGGCTGAATCCGGCCACGGCGCCATCGTCAACTTCACCTCCATTTCAGCTGGCATCTCGCAGACCGGGCGCTGGCTCTACCCTGCAAGCAAGGCCGCGCTGGTGCAGGTCACCCGCTCCATGGCCGCGGACCTTGCCGCCGAGGGCATCCGGGTGAATTCGGTGAGCCCCGGCTGGACCTGGTCCAAGATCATGGACAACCTTTCCGGGGGCGACCTGGCCAAGACCGATTCGGTGGCTGCCCCCTTCCACCTGCTGGGTCGGGTCGGGCGTCCGGCGGAGGTCGGCAACGTGGTCTCCTTCCTGCTCTCGGAGCAGGCATCGTTCGTCACCGGTGCCGACTGGGCTGTCGACGGCGGCTACTCAACGCTCGGCCCCGAACGCAATGAACCGGCCATCACGCTGCTGGCGGAAAACTAG
- a CDS encoding styrene monooxygenase/indole monooxygenase family protein: MAARSITIVGAGQSGLQLGIGLLDAGFEVTLVSNRTPEQIRDGSIASSQCMFDQALGHERALGLDLWPDAPVVEGIGFTVAPPEAPGVQAMGWSHRLDSPAQSIDQRVKYPAFMEVFEARGGTLLIEDAGVAELERYAQASDLVIVAAGKGEVAGLFTRDDQRSHYAAPQRALALTYVHGMKPREEYSAVNFNLIPGVGEYFVFPALTLSGPCEIMVFEGLPGSDMDSWKGLTPQEHLENSLRILNKYLPWEAARCTDVKLTDTHGILQGRFAPTVRHPLATLPSGRTVLGMADVVVLNDPITGQGSNNAAKCAAAYLEGIIEHGEAGYDDAFKQGLFESYWDYAQHVAGWTNAMLSPPPEHVLQVLGAAQENPQIAQRFANGFDYPPDFAQWFMTPDAAQDYLGSFNPVH, translated from the coding sequence ATGGCAGCACGCAGCATCACCATCGTGGGAGCAGGGCAATCAGGCCTCCAGCTCGGCATCGGCCTGCTCGATGCCGGCTTCGAGGTCACCCTCGTGTCCAACCGGACGCCGGAGCAGATCCGCGATGGATCCATCGCCTCCAGCCAATGCATGTTCGACCAGGCGCTGGGCCACGAACGGGCACTGGGACTGGACCTGTGGCCCGACGCTCCTGTCGTTGAGGGCATCGGCTTCACCGTGGCACCACCGGAGGCACCCGGGGTGCAGGCCATGGGCTGGTCCCACCGCCTGGACTCCCCAGCGCAGTCCATCGACCAGCGGGTGAAATACCCGGCCTTCATGGAGGTGTTCGAAGCCCGCGGCGGCACGCTGCTGATCGAGGACGCCGGGGTAGCCGAGTTGGAGCGTTATGCGCAGGCCAGCGACCTGGTGATCGTCGCCGCCGGCAAGGGCGAGGTCGCCGGGCTCTTCACCCGCGATGATCAGCGCAGCCACTATGCCGCACCGCAGCGTGCGTTGGCCCTGACCTACGTGCATGGGATGAAGCCGCGCGAGGAATACTCCGCTGTAAACTTCAACCTGATTCCCGGCGTCGGAGAGTACTTCGTCTTCCCGGCGCTGACGCTCTCCGGTCCCTGCGAAATCATGGTGTTCGAGGGCCTGCCGGGTTCAGACATGGACTCCTGGAAGGGCCTGACGCCGCAGGAGCACCTGGAAAACTCGCTGCGCATCCTGAACAAGTACCTGCCCTGGGAGGCCGCGCGCTGCACCGACGTCAAGCTCACCGACACCCACGGAATACTGCAGGGGCGTTTCGCGCCGACGGTCCGCCACCCGCTGGCAACGCTGCCCTCGGGCCGGACGGTGCTGGGCATGGCCGATGTGGTGGTGCTCAACGACCCGATCACCGGGCAGGGTTCAAACAACGCGGCAAAGTGCGCCGCGGCCTACCTTGAGGGCATCATCGAGCACGGCGAAGCGGGTTACGACGACGCATTCAAGCAGGGATTGTTTGAGTCCTACTGGGATTACGCCCAGCATGTAGCCGGCTGGACCAATGCGATGCTCTCACCGCCACCGGAGCACGTGCTGCAGGTGCTCGGCGCGGCCCAGGAAAACCCGCAGATCGCCCAGCGCTTCGCCAACGGCTTCGACTACCCTCCGGATTTCGCGCAGTGGTTCATGACGCCGGATGCGGCGCAGGATTATCTCGGATCCTTCAACCCGGTACATTAG
- a CDS encoding flavin reductase yields MRTIAIVGAGESGAQLALSLQRSGHNVTLFSDRSAQQIRSGSITSSQCVFSSALRVQQPLEIPGAVTTELGITGIRLSIKGTDGREGIDWQGTLDNPALSVDQRVKCAHWIETFIGRGGDFRIEKLSVRRLEEVAALFDLVVVGTGKGELGQIFVTDRAKSPFDRPQRAVAVTYVRPAQSAIEGADPSQIRMSMVPGVGEFFTFPGLSTQGPCQMMVFEGLPGGPMDCWDTIDSPEGHLSTSLGILNEHFPHEYVRFAGSTLNDPGAGLRGRITPVVRSAVGTLPGGRTIMGIGDAIMLNDPLTGQGSNNATLAADHYARAIDARGDEPFDDAWMLHTFDEFWRGWGQFSTVWTNSMLRERKDWQLELLGKAQRHDSLATALANGFDDPRMLFPWWFEPEEAAAFSERAAAEEGAALDLRDFRAALGQFATGVTVVTTRTPQGTKAGMTANSFTSVSMDPPLVLWCPSRFAPSLEDFEASTHFAINVLESSQHVLSRQFATPADDKFAGVAYTDGIAGLPLLDGAIATFECRTVARHQAGDHVIYVGEVEKYSRGAGDPLVFHAGAYHRTALHPDFS; encoded by the coding sequence ATGCGCACCATTGCCATCGTCGGGGCCGGAGAATCCGGTGCCCAACTTGCGCTGTCGCTGCAGCGTTCGGGACACAATGTCACCCTGTTCTCCGACCGTTCGGCCCAGCAGATCCGCAGCGGCTCGATCACTTCGAGCCAATGCGTCTTCTCCTCGGCGCTGCGTGTGCAGCAGCCGCTGGAGATTCCCGGGGCAGTTACCACGGAACTGGGCATCACCGGAATCCGGCTGAGCATCAAGGGGACCGACGGGCGTGAAGGGATCGACTGGCAGGGCACGCTGGATAACCCGGCGCTATCGGTGGACCAGCGGGTTAAATGTGCGCATTGGATCGAAACGTTCATCGGGCGCGGGGGAGACTTCCGCATCGAAAAGCTCTCGGTGCGCCGGCTCGAGGAGGTGGCGGCGCTCTTCGACCTCGTGGTGGTGGGAACGGGCAAGGGCGAACTGGGCCAGATCTTTGTCACCGACCGGGCCAAGTCGCCCTTCGACCGACCGCAGCGGGCGGTGGCAGTCACCTACGTCAGGCCCGCTCAGAGTGCCATCGAAGGCGCGGACCCCTCGCAGATCAGGATGAGCATGGTCCCCGGCGTCGGGGAGTTCTTCACGTTCCCCGGGCTGAGCACGCAGGGTCCGTGCCAGATGATGGTCTTCGAGGGGCTGCCCGGAGGCCCGATGGACTGCTGGGACACCATAGATTCGCCGGAAGGGCACCTGTCGACGTCCTTGGGGATCCTGAATGAGCACTTCCCCCACGAATACGTTCGGTTTGCCGGCTCTACATTGAATGACCCCGGGGCCGGCCTGCGCGGACGGATCACCCCCGTGGTCCGTTCGGCCGTCGGCACACTGCCCGGGGGACGGACCATCATGGGCATCGGGGACGCGATCATGCTCAACGACCCGCTCACCGGGCAGGGGTCGAACAACGCAACGCTCGCCGCAGACCACTACGCCCGCGCCATCGATGCGCGGGGTGATGAACCTTTCGACGATGCGTGGATGCTGCATACATTCGACGAGTTCTGGCGCGGGTGGGGACAGTTCTCGACTGTCTGGACCAATTCGATGCTGCGCGAACGCAAGGACTGGCAGCTGGAGTTGCTCGGGAAGGCGCAGCGCCACGATTCCCTGGCTACTGCACTGGCCAACGGGTTCGATGACCCGCGCATGCTCTTCCCCTGGTGGTTCGAGCCGGAGGAGGCAGCTGCCTTCTCCGAGCGTGCGGCAGCGGAGGAAGGAGCCGCCCTGGACCTGCGCGATTTCCGAGCGGCGCTGGGGCAGTTCGCCACCGGTGTCACCGTGGTCACTACCCGCACCCCGCAGGGCACCAAGGCGGGAATGACGGCCAACTCGTTTACCTCGGTTTCGATGGATCCGCCCCTGGTGCTCTGGTGCCCGAGCAGGTTCGCGCCCTCGCTGGAGGACTTCGAGGCCTCAACGCACTTTGCCATCAATGTGCTCGAGTCCTCCCAGCATGTGCTTTCGCGCCAGTTCGCCACCCCTGCCGATGACAAGTTCGCCGGTGTCGCCTACACCGATGGCATCGCCGGGCTCCCGCTGCTCGACGGAGCCATAGCCACCTTCGAATGCCGCACCGTGGCCAGGCACCAGGCAGGGGACCACGTCATCTACGTGGGCGAGGTCGAAAAGTACTCGCGCGGCGCGGGGGATCCGCTGGTCTTCCATGCAGGTGCGTACCACCGCACCGCACTGCACCCCGACTTCAGCTAG
- a CDS encoding phytoene desaturase family protein — translation MDTDYVVIGSGINALVAAVELARSGASVTLLEEREKLGGFIGSAELTVPGFIHDTFSSWHPLFVAGAAYAELGAELHARGLQYLNTEDTDTPWVCASVGTDSRGNTSVVLAQRDPQATAAAFGQQEDGAAYARMLDDLGAQAPVVFGTLGGEMDVPTLSRLGLKTLRMGLVRAQELARQALMSGRNLTRSRFRGTEVDQLWAPWLLHAGIGPEQASGGVMLPVMAATMHQFGLPVVKGGAAGFVTAFESLLRDHGVVIRTGTRAESIEVREGRAVAVNTPEGSIRARKGILASVSVPELYGELLKAPDLAPGVAEQAATYRPGRAAMQIHVALAGPVPWTDQRLAHTPLIHVSSGSDSTAIACAQAEAGLLPGNPTIVVGQQCVLDPSRAPAGQATLWLQLQELPYEPSGDAAGFLDTSKGWDEQLVSDYTDRVLDKIEVYAPGLRALVRGIRAISPWELSKLNRNAVGGDPYGGAVELYQNLLWRPLPRMGRGRSPVKDLWHIGAATHPGPGLGGGSGHLVAQRLIRRAKRPGLRKSTT, via the coding sequence TTGGACACCGACTACGTGGTGATCGGCTCGGGCATCAACGCGCTGGTGGCGGCCGTCGAACTGGCCCGCTCCGGAGCCAGCGTGACGCTGCTTGAGGAACGGGAGAAGCTCGGCGGCTTCATCGGCTCCGCGGAGCTGACGGTGCCGGGATTCATCCACGACACCTTCTCCTCCTGGCACCCGTTGTTCGTTGCCGGCGCCGCCTACGCTGAGCTGGGTGCCGAACTCCATGCCCGCGGGCTTCAATACCTGAACACCGAGGATACCGACACCCCCTGGGTTTGCGCGTCGGTGGGAACCGACAGCCGGGGAAACACCTCGGTGGTGCTGGCCCAGCGCGATCCCCAGGCTACCGCTGCAGCGTTCGGGCAGCAGGAAGACGGCGCCGCCTATGCCCGGATGCTCGATGATTTAGGCGCCCAGGCGCCCGTGGTCTTCGGAACGCTGGGTGGTGAGATGGATGTTCCCACGCTGTCGAGGCTCGGCCTGAAGACACTGCGGATGGGCCTGGTACGCGCCCAGGAACTGGCGCGCCAAGCACTGATGAGCGGAAGGAACCTGACCCGCAGCCGTTTCCGCGGCACCGAGGTGGACCAGCTGTGGGCCCCCTGGCTGCTGCATGCCGGTATCGGCCCCGAACAGGCAAGCGGCGGGGTGATGCTTCCCGTCATGGCGGCCACCATGCACCAATTCGGGCTGCCGGTGGTCAAGGGCGGGGCTGCGGGGTTTGTCACGGCCTTCGAATCACTGCTCCGGGACCATGGCGTGGTGATCCGCACCGGAACCCGCGCCGAGTCCATCGAGGTGCGTGAGGGCAGGGCGGTCGCGGTGAATACACCGGAGGGGAGCATCCGGGCCCGCAAGGGGATCCTCGCCTCCGTCTCGGTGCCCGAACTCTACGGAGAGCTGCTGAAGGCCCCGGACCTGGCCCCCGGGGTCGCCGAGCAAGCGGCGACCTACCGGCCCGGACGCGCCGCCATGCAAATCCACGTGGCGCTCGCCGGGCCAGTGCCCTGGACCGATCAGAGGTTGGCCCACACACCGTTGATCCATGTTTCATCCGGCTCCGATTCCACCGCCATCGCCTGCGCCCAGGCCGAGGCCGGACTGCTTCCGGGCAACCCCACCATCGTGGTGGGTCAGCAATGCGTACTCGATCCCTCCCGTGCGCCAGCTGGGCAGGCGACGCTCTGGCTGCAGCTCCAAGAGCTGCCCTACGAGCCCTCGGGTGATGCTGCGGGCTTCCTGGATACCTCCAAGGGTTGGGACGAGCAGCTGGTCTCCGACTATACGGACCGCGTGCTGGACAAGATCGAGGTCTACGCGCCGGGCCTACGCGCGTTGGTGCGGGGCATCAGGGCCATCAGTCCGTGGGAGCTGAGCAAGCTGAACCGCAATGCCGTGGGGGGAGATCCTTATGGCGGAGCGGTAGAGCTGTATCAGAACCTGTTGTGGCGTCCGCTGCCGCGCATGGGCAGGGGGCGCTCGCCGGTGAAGGACCTCTGGCATATCGGTGCGGCGACGCATCCTGGCCCGGGGTTGGGCGGTGGGTCCGGGCACCTGGTGGCCCAGCGCCTGATCCGTCGGGCCAAGCGCCCTGGATTGCGAAAATCCACCACGTGA